The sequence TTCGAGGAGGTCCTCCCGCGGGTGGACGCCGCCGAGATGTACGACCGGTACTTCCCGCGCGCCAACTCCATGCTCAAGGTGAACCACATCGACAAGGGGTGGTTCGAGGCGACGGAGTGGTACAAGTTCGCGCGGGTCTCGCGCGAACAGGCGGGCAAGGCGGACCTGAGCACCACCTTCGTCCCCAACGTCTACGACTTCGGCCAGATGCAACGCGAGGCGGCCGGTGAGGCGCCCAAGTCCGCGCTGGCGGGCGAGGTCATCTACGGCAACAACCACGGCAAACAGAGCCTGGACAAGACCTACCTGGCCGCCGCGCTGGGCACCGGCAAGGTCACCATCGAGACCCTGCACCAGGTCAGGGCGATCCGTCAGCAGCCGGACGGCAGTTATGTGCTGTCCGTGGACCAGAACGACGCCGACGGCAAGACCGTCGCCCACAAGGAGATCGCCTGCCGCCACCTGTTCCTCGGCGCCGGCAGCCTCGGCTCCACCGAGCTGCTGGTACGCGCCCGGGACACCGGCGCACTGCCCGACCTCAACGCCGAGGTCGGCGCGGGCTGGGGCCCCAACGGCAACATCATGACCGGCCGCGCCAACCACGTCTGGAACCCCACCGGGGCCCACCAGTCCTCGATCCCCGCCCTGGGCATCGACGACTGGAACAACCCCACCGCCCCGGTCTTCGCCGAAATCGCGCCGATGCCCGCCGGTTTGGAGACCTGGGTCAGCCTCTATCTGGCGATCACCAAGAACCCCGAGCGCGGCACCTTCGTCTACGACAAGGCCACCGACCGGGCCGCGCTGCGCTGGACGCGGGACCAGAACACGCCCGCGGTCGACGCCGCGAAGTCGCTCTTCGACCGGATCAACAGGGCCAACGGCACGATGTACCGCTACGACCTGTTCGGTCCGCAGCTGAAGAACTTCTCCGACGACTTCTGCTACCACCCGCTCGGCGGCTGCGTTCTGGGCAAGGCCACCGACGGATACGGCCGCGTCGCGGGCTACCACAACCTCTACGTCACGGACGGCGCGCTCATCCCGGGCTCCATCGGGGTCAACCCCTTCGTGACCATCACGGCGCTGGCCGAGCGGAACATCGAGCGGATCATCGCGGAGGACGTCAAGGCCGCGTAGCAGTGCCGACCGTACGAGGACCACGAGAAAGACAAGGAAGAGGCAGCGGATGTCGTTCAAGTACCCCGTGTCCAGGCCCGCTCTGGACGGCCGGGAGCTGGAGTATGTGACCGGTGCCGTCGGCGACGGCTGGATATCGTCTCAGGGCCCGATGGTCGCGCGGTTCGAGCGGGCCTTCGCGGATTACAACGGCGTCGCGCACGGCGTGTCCTGTTCGTCGGGGACGGCGGCGCTCACGCTGGCGCTGCGGGCGCTGGGGATCGGCCCGGGGGACGAGGTGATCGTCCCGGAGTTCACGATGATCGCCTCGGCATGGGCGGTCACCTACACCGGCGCCACGCCCGTGTTCGTCGACTGCGGTGACGACCTCAATATCGACGTCACACGGATCGAGGAGAAGATCACGCCCCGCACGAAGGCCGTGATGCCCGTCCATATCTACGGCCGGCGGTGCGACATGGACGCGGTGATGGACCTCGCGTACCAGTACAACCTGCGGGTCGTGGAG is a genomic window of Streptomyces gilvosporeus containing:
- a CDS encoding GMC oxidoreductase, which codes for MFENQQNQHLSRRRLLGLAALGGAAVAGMTTISAAPRAAAADEKSPRARSGSFVPAVVIGTGYGAAVSALRLGEAGVPTLMLEMGQLWNKPADDGNVFCGMLSPDRRSSWFKSRTEAPLGSFLWLDVINRDIDPYAGVLDKVHFDQMSVYVGRGVGGGSLVNGGMAVVPKRSYFEEVLPRVDAAEMYDRYFPRANSMLKVNHIDKGWFEATEWYKFARVSREQAGKADLSTTFVPNVYDFGQMQREAAGEAPKSALAGEVIYGNNHGKQSLDKTYLAAALGTGKVTIETLHQVRAIRQQPDGSYVLSVDQNDADGKTVAHKEIACRHLFLGAGSLGSTELLVRARDTGALPDLNAEVGAGWGPNGNIMTGRANHVWNPTGAHQSSIPALGIDDWNNPTAPVFAEIAPMPAGLETWVSLYLAITKNPERGTFVYDKATDRAALRWTRDQNTPAVDAAKSLFDRINRANGTMYRYDLFGPQLKNFSDDFCYHPLGGCVLGKATDGYGRVAGYHNLYVTDGALIPGSIGVNPFVTITALAERNIERIIAEDVKAA